One window of Bos mutus isolate GX-2022 chromosome 29, NWIPB_WYAK_1.1, whole genome shotgun sequence genomic DNA carries:
- the MS4A18 gene encoding membrane-spanning 4-domains subfamily A member 18 translates to MMEQGVGANTVPGVTAPGNVYMIQARNPVAPGSKGQPVGMATYLTSRVTESDAGRANLQTPRVVIQNPAEVNATQGPPTALQHPTAVASLQTPPGEIQYSLGTTDLQTQPGGPQNPPTCAPGPMYTSNQFQWNMPFGSSFTFDPKKFIKDEVRTLGAIQILIGLTHIFTAINPSLYHQYSYPAISGYLVWGGIFFIISGSLSVEAEKDHSSCMVHGSIGMNVVSAIVSLAGVLLLVVDLIFNLATDVKTISGGLLPFVLLEFCLTCVVSHFGCQATCWNQFVNRTEVPTVVIANPANTPTGPFNATYSTTGHVNVITSSANPTSPTNAAVMVPPVPS, encoded by the exons ATGATGGAGCAGGGAGTTGGAGCCAACACTGTGCCTGGTGTTACGGCACCAGGTAATGTGTACATGATCCAAGCCAGGAATCCTGTGGCTCCTGGGAGCAAGGGGCAGCCTGTGGGCATGGCCACTTACTTAACATCCAGAGTGACCGAGAGTGATGCAGGAAGAGCGAACTTACAGACGCCACGCGTGGTGATCCAGAATCCAGCGGAAGTGAACGCCACACAGGGTCCACCCACTGCGCTTCAGCATCCGACAGCAGTGGCCAGTTTGCAGACCCCACCTGGGGAGATCCAGTACTCACTGGGAACCACAGACCTCCAAACCCAGCCTGGAGGCCCTCAGAATCCCCCCACATGTGCCCCTGGGCCGATGTATACCTCCAACCAGTTCCAATGGAACATGCCATTTGGATCATCTTTTACGTTCGATCCCAAGAAATTCATAAAGGACGAGGTCAGGACACTAGGG GCCATCCAGATTCTCATCGGCCTGACTCACATCTTCACTGCCATCAATCCTTCACTGTATCATCAATATTCTTATCCCGCAATATCAGGGTACCTGGTCTGGGGAGGAATATTC TTTATCATCTCTGGATCGCTCTCAGTGGAGGCTGAAAAGGACCACAGTTCTTGCATG GTGCATGGCAGCATCGGCATGAACGTGGTCAGCGCTATCGTTTCCCTGGCTGGGGTCTTGCTTCTTGTTGTGGATCTGATCTTTAACCTGGCG ACTGACGTGAAGACAATTTCCGGTGGTCTCCTCCCCTTCGTCCTGCTGGAGTTCTGCCTCACTTGTGTGGTCTCGCATTTTGGGTGCCAGGCTACATGTTGGAACCAGTTTGTG AACAGGACAGAGGTTCCAACCGTAGTCATTGCCAACCCAGCCAACACTCCCACCGGCCCCTTCAACGCTACTTACAGTACCACTGGCCATGTCAACGTTATCACCAGCTCTGCcaaccccacctcccccaccaacGCTGCAGTGATGGTGCCCCCTGTACCCTCCTAG